In Thermodesulfobacteriota bacterium, the genomic stretch GAATCCGTCCAAGCCTTACAAATTGCTCGACCTGGATAGTCTTCGCAATTTGGCAATCCATCCGTGGATTGCCAAGCAGGGTGTTTTTCAACACCCTGCTAATAAAAGGTATGGAGCGTAAGGCTCTTGGATTCATCCCAGCTTATCCTTACATCCAGCCGCTTAAGTCCGGGGAGCTCCGTATCCAACGGCTGCATCTCCCACGTGAAAGTCTTGAAGTCGCCTTCAAACGATCCATTCATGATGCCAGGCGGCCCGTAGAGCGAGACCTCCTCTGCCTTGAACCTGCCGAGTATGGAAGCGGCTACAAGGTCGCTTGTCTCGGAAGCCGCCTTAAGGTGGTAATTGAAGGCGGAAACGAGCGTCACTACCGCCCCCGCCAGTATGGCGAGGCTTATCATCACCTCAAGGAGGGTAAACCCTTTTTCCCCCTTTTCAGGCATATCCCTCGACCGCCACGGCCTTTCCCGAATATGGGTTGAATTTCACGGTGAACCAGTCCTTCCCGGCCCCCAGGTGCACGGAAAACTCCTCGGCCGCCCCGAGCGGCGTAAAGACGACCGACACGGTCCCCGTCTCCATCTTCCCGAGCCCCCCTACGACAATGTCGCGGAGCACGGCCCCGCCGCTCATTTTGAGGCCCCTGATGCCAGTGTCCACTGAA encodes the following:
- a CDS encoding prepilin-type N-terminal cleavage/methylation domain-containing protein, whose protein sequence is MPEKGEKGFTLLEVMISLAILAGAVVTLVSAFNYHLKAASETSDLVAASILGRFKAEEVSLYGPPGIMNGSFEGDFKTFTWEMQPLDTELPGLKRLDVRISWDESKSLTLHTFY